A single region of the Pseudorhodoplanes sp. genome encodes:
- a CDS encoding ABC transporter substrate-binding protein: protein MRIKTLFSALGVGCALLALATPSNAQDVYKIGISAGLTGYAATVDRAWRDGVEIAAEAINAKGGIMGRKIQVITEDNRSEPQEAVTVYRKMISDKAEVFTSGCVSAGNFAAAGLVVRAQIPMVLCSILPQQPDHVKWAFTTIPPPRFEVETRLAYLKDKTQIKKIGVLHDPTPYANLQKQAAEKSAASYGLEIVGIEQYKQDDADLSVQISKMHAAGARAILKIGLGGTTLTAAKNIKQLGLDMLLLTSLEDIAVFRPVAEVLGDKFFFVASPSQVYDALPEGPLKAEIGKFLTPWRAKHKDRDPNWAGRGWDAVMITKAAIEKAKSFDGPKVRDAIETLSNFQGTTGLYKFAPDNHQGITENPLLLATIIDGKVRLAK from the coding sequence ATGAGAATAAAAACGCTGTTCAGTGCATTGGGCGTGGGATGCGCGTTGCTCGCACTCGCAACGCCGTCCAATGCCCAGGATGTCTACAAGATTGGAATTTCCGCCGGCCTCACCGGCTATGCCGCGACCGTCGACCGAGCCTGGCGCGATGGCGTGGAAATCGCCGCCGAAGCGATCAACGCCAAGGGCGGCATCATGGGCCGGAAAATCCAGGTCATCACCGAGGACAATCGCTCCGAGCCGCAGGAAGCCGTGACGGTCTATCGGAAGATGATTTCCGACAAGGCCGAGGTGTTCACCAGCGGCTGCGTCTCGGCCGGCAATTTCGCGGCCGCCGGGCTCGTCGTGCGCGCGCAAATTCCGATGGTGCTTTGCTCGATTCTGCCGCAGCAGCCCGATCATGTGAAATGGGCGTTCACCACCATTCCGCCGCCCCGCTTCGAGGTGGAGACCCGTCTTGCCTATCTGAAAGACAAGACGCAGATCAAGAAAATCGGCGTGCTGCACGATCCGACTCCTTATGCCAATCTGCAAAAGCAGGCGGCTGAAAAAAGCGCGGCAAGTTACGGCCTCGAGATTGTCGGCATCGAGCAATACAAGCAGGACGACGCCGATTTGAGCGTGCAGATCAGCAAGATGCATGCGGCCGGCGCCCGTGCCATCCTGAAGATCGGCCTCGGCGGCACGACGCTGACCGCAGCGAAGAACATCAAGCAGCTTGGTCTGGACATGCTGCTGCTCACCAGTCTCGAGGACATCGCAGTGTTCCGGCCGGTGGCGGAGGTGCTGGGAGACAAGTTCTTCTTTGTTGCCTCGCCCTCGCAGGTCTATGACGCGCTGCCGGAGGGTCCGCTGAAAGCCGAGATTGGCAAGTTCCTCACGCCCTGGCGCGCCAAGCACAAGGATCGCGATCCGAACTGGGCCGGGCGCGGCTGGGACGCCGTCATGATCACCAAGGCGGCGATCGAGAAGGCGAAATCCTTCGACGGACCGAAAGTTCGTGACGCCATTGAAACATTGAGCAACTTCCAGGGCACGACCGGCCTCTACAAGTTCGCGCCTGACAATCACCAGGGCATCACGGAAAATCCGCTGCTCTTGGCCACCATCATCGACGGCAAGGTCAGGCTGGCCAAGTGA
- a CDS encoding hydantoinase B/oxoprolinase family protein, whose amino-acid sequence MRNAMDGVELEILWSNLIGIVTERAKALQRIAFSPIVREAGDLACALFDRRGRMVAQANTGTPGHINSLAFAGAHLARIFNNRIEPGDVLITNDPWLSAGHFFDITVLTPIYDGDKLLAYIGSTIHHTDIGGYGIGAGARDVHEEGLYIPPLKLYERGIPNEVLHAIIRANVRTPDAVFGDLAAQVSSGQAASERLIAMCRRHDLPDIEGLSDEVINRSEEATRNEIRKLKPGTYLGESRFDVPGGQIITLKTAVTVDAKAAEITVDFTGSSPQTTTGINVVLNYTHAYSTFAVRSCLNPDLPNNTGSLAPIKVVAPEGSIVNCKYPAPVNARHVVGMYVPMPILKALYQVMPDKVLAEGSGAVWTIQIQGRREDGEPFTSSMFNYSGGMGARATKPGPSATCYPTGVAAVPVEILEATMPIVFDRKELRIGSGGAGRMRGGDGQSIQFHMRTRDQWLLNAVPSRLDAGPDGIGGGGTGDAGKFLVNGKSVSEARKLTMEPGDVVLLETPGGGGYGPPA is encoded by the coding sequence GTGAGAAACGCGATGGACGGCGTCGAGCTTGAAATTCTCTGGTCCAATCTGATCGGGATTGTAACCGAGCGCGCCAAGGCTCTGCAGCGCATCGCGTTCAGCCCGATCGTGCGCGAAGCCGGAGATCTTGCCTGCGCATTGTTCGACCGCCGCGGCCGCATGGTTGCGCAGGCCAATACCGGAACGCCCGGCCACATCAATTCACTCGCCTTTGCCGGCGCGCATCTTGCGCGCATCTTCAACAACCGAATCGAGCCGGGCGATGTCCTGATCACCAACGATCCCTGGCTCTCCGCCGGCCATTTCTTCGACATCACCGTGCTGACGCCGATCTATGACGGCGACAAGCTGCTCGCCTATATCGGCTCGACAATTCATCATACCGATATCGGCGGTTACGGCATCGGCGCGGGTGCGCGCGACGTGCACGAGGAGGGTCTCTACATTCCGCCGCTCAAGCTTTACGAGCGCGGCATTCCGAATGAGGTTCTGCACGCCATCATACGTGCCAATGTGCGAACACCCGATGCCGTGTTCGGCGATCTTGCCGCGCAAGTATCGAGCGGGCAGGCGGCGAGCGAGCGGCTGATCGCAATGTGCCGCCGGCACGATCTGCCGGATATTGAGGGGCTGTCGGACGAGGTCATCAATCGTTCGGAAGAAGCAACGCGCAATGAAATCCGCAAGCTCAAGCCAGGAACCTATCTCGGCGAAAGCAGGTTTGACGTCCCCGGCGGCCAGATCATCACTTTGAAGACGGCCGTCACGGTCGATGCCAAGGCGGCCGAGATCACTGTCGATTTCACTGGATCTTCGCCGCAGACCACGACCGGCATCAATGTCGTGCTCAACTACACGCACGCCTATTCCACCTTCGCCGTGCGCTCGTGTCTCAATCCCGATCTGCCGAACAACACCGGCAGCCTTGCGCCGATCAAGGTCGTTGCCCCGGAAGGCTCGATCGTCAATTGCAAATACCCCGCACCAGTCAATGCACGCCATGTGGTCGGCATGTATGTGCCGATGCCGATCCTCAAGGCGCTCTATCAGGTGATGCCGGACAAGGTTCTTGCCGAAGGTTCGGGCGCGGTCTGGACCATCCAGATCCAGGGCCGCCGCGAGGACGGCGAGCCCTTCACATCCTCGATGTTCAATTATTCGGGCGGCATGGGTGCGCGGGCGACCAAGCCCGGCCCGAGCGCCACCTGCTATCCGACCGGCGTCGCCGCCGTGCCGGTCGAAATTCTTGAAGCCACCATGCCCATCGTGTTCGACCGCAAGGAATTGCGCATTGGCTCGGGTGGCGCCGGCCGCATGCGCGGTGGCGACGGCCAATCGATCCAGTTTCACATGCGCACCCGAGATCAATGGCTGCTGAATGCAGTGCCGAGCAGGCTCGATGCGGGGCCTGATGGCATCGGCGGGGGTGGCACCGGCGACGCCGGGAAATTTCTGGTGAACGGAAAATCCGTGAGCGAGGCTCGCAAGCTCACCATGGAACCCGGAGATGTGGTGTTGCTCGAAACGCCGGGCGGCGGCGGCTACGGCCCGCCGGCTTGA